From the Deinococcus sonorensis KR-87 genome, the window ACGTCCTGCACCGCCGCCACCGCCCCGTAGCGCTTCCAGAGGCCCTGCACGCTCAGCTGCACCTCCGCCGTCATGTCACCTCCCCCTTGCCGCCGTCCAGCACCGTGAAGCACAGCAGTGCCAGCAGCATCAACAGGGTGGCCAGCGCGCACGCCTCGCCCAGGTTCTGGGCGCCGGGCCGCCCCAGCCGCTCGTAGATGCCGGTGCTGAGGGTACTCCACTCGGGGCGGGTGAGCACCAGGGTGGCCGCAAACTCGCCAAGCACGGTGGCCAGCGCCAGCGCCGCCCCGCCGCGCAGGGCCGGCAGCACCAGCGGCAGCGTGACGGTCCGCCACGCCTCCAGGCCGCTGGCGCCCAGGCTGCGGCTGGCTTCCAGCAGGCGGGGCGGCACCGCACGCAGCGCCGGCAGCAGGCTGCGCGTGATCAGCGGGTAGGCCAGCAGCGTGTAGGCGGCAATCAGCAGCGGCACCTCGGCCCGCAGCGCCGGATACAGCAGCAGGTACCCCACCGACAGGCTGATGGGCGAGACCATCAGCGGCAGCAGGCTCAGCACGTCCAGGGTCCGGCCCCGGGCGCGGGCGGCCCCCAGCGCGTGAAGGCCGCCCACCAGCAGGGCCGCCGCCAGCGTGTACAGCCCGAAGCGCAGCGTGTTGCCCAGCATCAGGCCCAGGCTCGGATCGCTGTCCGGGTCCAGCAGGCCGCTCCAGAAGCCGGTGGTCAGGCCCGCCGGCCCCAGCACGCTGCGGAGCGCCACCGCCAGCAGCGGCCCGAAACAGATCAGCAGCGTCACGGCGGTCAGGAGGTACAGCGTGAGCGCCGGGCCGCCGCGCGGCCGGGGCAGCGCCCGCGCCAGGGCCACGCCGCTCACTGCCCGGTTCAGCCGGGTGTACAGCAGGATGGCCGCCACCGTGAACACCAGCTGACCCAGGATCAGGGCGCTGGCCTCCGGGAGCCGCAGCTCATAGGCGGTCAGGGTGTAGATTTCCACCTCCAGCGTGCCGTAGCGCTCGCCGCCCAGCACCAGCGGCAGCCCGAAGCTCAGGGCGCTGTACAGGAACACCAGCACCATGCCCGCCAGGACGCCCGGCAGGGCCAGCGGCACCGCCACTTCCCAGGCGGCCCGCGCTCCGCTGGCGCCCAGACTGCGGGCCGCCCCGACCAGCATCGGCGGCACCCGCACGAACCCTGCGTGGGCCAGGCGCACCATCAGCGGCAGATTGAAGAACAGGTTGCCCAGGATCAGCAGGGCCGGCGTGTCGGACAGGTCCAGGTGGGTCAGGCCATGCGGCCCGAACAGGCTGCTCAGCCCCAGCGCGGCCACCAGGGTGGGCGTCACGAACGGCAGCAGCAGCACCCGCAGCAACAGGTCCTGGCCCGGCAGCCGGTAGCGCGACAGCAGATACGCCAGTGGCCCGCCCAGCACGGCGGCCAGCACGGTGGTGAGCAGCGCCTGGGTCAGGGTCCAGCCGAGCCGCCCCAGGAAATAGGGGTCGGCCCAGACGCCCAGACGCAGGCCGCCCTCCCGCAGCACCCGCAGCAGCGGGAGCAGCAGGAAGGCGGCCAGGAACAGCAGCGCCGGCAGGGCGAGCAGCAGCCCGGAGCGCCGCCGGGGATTCACCGCCGCAGCACCTGCTGCACCCAGGTGTCGGTCAGGGCCTGCCCCTGCTGCAGCTCAGCCGTGCTGGGAGCGGTCACGTCCGGCTTCTGGGCAAACTTCCAGACGTCGCTCAGCGGCGTGCCGGGGATGCTGGGGTACACCCACATCCGGTTGGGGAAGTCACGCTGTACCGGGGCGCTCAGCATGAAGTCCACGAACCTGCGGGCCAGGGCCGGCTGCTTCGTGCCCTTCAGCACCCCCACGCCTTCCAGCTGCAGGAAGGTGCTGCCCGGCAGCAACAGGTTGGCGGTGGGCGCGTCCTTGAGCTTGCCCTCGCTGTAGAACACCTCGGCGGCCGGGCTGCTGGCGTAGCTCAGCACGATCGGGTACTTGCCGCCGTACAGCGAGAACTCCTTGTCGTAGGCCTCGGACCAGCCGCGCGTCACCTTCATGCCGTTCTGGCGGGCCGTGCGGTACCACTGGATGGCCCCCTGCGCCCCCAGCTGATGGTTGAGCGCCAGCAGGAAGGCCAGCCCGGTGCTGCTGGTGGCCGGGGATTCCACCACCGTCAGGCGGGCATACGCCGGCTCGCTCAGCTGCGCCAGCGAGGTGGGCAGCGCCAGCCCGGACTTCTGGAAGGCGGCCTTGTCGTAGTTCAGCGCCACGTAGCCCAGGTCCACCGTGTTCAGCAGGGTGCCGTCGCCCAGCCGGTGGGCGGCCGGAATGTTGCTCGCCAGCGGCGAGCGGTAGGGGGTCAGGATGCCGGCCGCCTGGGCGCGCGGCAGCAGGGTGTTGTCCAGGCCATACACCACGTCGCCGATGGGGGCCGCGCGCGTCAGGATCAGGCGGTTGAGCATCTCGCCCGCGTCGCCCGCCTTCACGAAGCGCACCCGCGCGTGGTTGGTCGCCTCGAACTGTGCCACCAGCTTCTTGTCCACATCGAAGCTGTCGTGGGTGACCACCGTCAGGGTGGTCTGGGCCGAGGCCAGGGAGGCGCTCAGCAGGGCCAACGTCATCAGGTTCCGCATTCTTCCCCTTCGCGTCTACAAAAGGGGGGCACAACGTCCGCAGCGGCCAGGGGCTGGCTGCGGGGTCACGCTCCCTCCGCCGGTATGACCCGGTTCAGGTTCCTGGGGTGTGATCTCAGCCGGCCGTATGGTCGGCACCCCCGGTGACGCGCCGTCACTGTAGCGTATCCGGGACGGCGGTGCCGGCACCCCTCCGCGTGGCACACTGCGGCCATGACCTTTCACCTGGTGGCGTGGCTGGTGGCGCAGTCGCCGGACGGGCGGGTGCTGCTGGCCCGGCGTTCCGGCGTGAGCTACGGCGAGGGGCTGTGGGGCCTGCCGGGCGGCCATGTGGAGCCGCGCGAAATGCTGGCCCAGGCCGCCGCCCGGGAAACCGCCGAGGAGGTGGGCTTGACGGTGGACCCGGGCGAACTGCAGCCGATCGGGGTGTCGAGGTACGTGGACGGGGGGACGGAGGGGGCGGATTTCTTCTTCCGCACGGCCCAGTGGGACGGTGAGGCGCACCCCCGGTCCGAATGCTCCGAGGTCGGCTGGTTTGCACCGGACCAGCTGCCCCACGACACGCTGCCGTGGCTACCCGGTCTGCTGACGCGGCTGCTGGCCGGCGAGTGGTACTCGGAGACTCTGGACCATGAAGCTCTGCCAACCTTGTAATTCCATCTGAAAAGGTTTCAAATGAAAGAATGGAAGACACGAAGCCCGATATGCAGCAGGTGCACGCGCTGGTGAGCCAGACGCTGCGGCTGGCGCGCAGGCTGCACGCGGCCCTGGACGAGCCGCTGGAGCAGCTGCTCGGCATGAACACCAAAGAGATGATGATTCTGGCCACCCTGATGGACGGCGCGTCGAGCCCGGGCGAGATCGCGGCGCGGCAGCACCTGCCGGCCCCCACCGTGACCCGGCTGGTCAGCCGGCTGGTGGAGCTGGGGCTGGTGGAACGCATCACGGAAAGCCACGACCTGCGCCGCTGCCGCCTGCAGCTGACCGAGCTGGGCCGCAGCACCCGCGAGCGCAACCGGCAAACGGTGAGTGAGGTGCTGTACCAGCGCTTCGGGCACCTGCCGGCGGATCAGGTGGAGGTGGCGCTGCAGGCCATCCGGGCGCTGGACGCCGAGATGGGTCGGGTGGCCGCGCCGCTGGCCACCTCCGACCTCGCCGCGGAGGTGAGCGCATGACCGCGCCGCAGCCGGTCGCGCACGCCGAACCCGCCCCGCTGACCCAGCGCGAGAAGCTGCTGGCCTTCAGCGGCGTGCTGCTGGTGCTGTTCCTGTCGAGCCTGAACCTAACGGTGGTGGGCACCGCCATGCCGCGCGTCATCAGCGAGCTGGGCGGCTTCTCGCTGTACGCCTGGGCCTTCACCGCCTACTCGCTCACCACCACCATCAGCATTCCGATTGTGGGCACGCTCAGCGACACCTACGGCCGCCGCCCCCTGATGCTGTTCGGCATCGCCGTGTTTGCAGTGGGCGCGGTGCTGATCGGGCTGGCCCAGAGCATGGAGCAGCTGATCATCTTCCGGGCGGTGCAGGGCATTGGCGGCGGCACCCTGATGGCGATGGCCTTCACCGCCATTGCGGACATCTTCACCCCGCTGGAGCGGGGACGCTACCAAGGCTACACCGGCGCCGTCTGGGGCGTAAGCAGCGTGGTGGGCCCGGTGGTGGGCGGCTTCCTGACCGACCACCTGGGCTGGCGCAGCGTGTTCTTCGTGAACCTGCCGTTCGCGCTGCTGGCCGCCTACTTTATCGCGCGCTTCCTGCGGATGAAGCCGCTGCCCGGCGCGTCCCGGCACTTCGACGCGGTCGGGGCGCTGCTGCTGGCCGCCACGGTCGTGCCGCTGATGCTGGTCTTCTCCTGGGGCGGCGGGACCTACGCCTGGACGTCCCCCCGGATCCTGGGGCTGGCGGCCCTGAGCGTGGTGCTGGGGGTGGTCTACGGCTTCTGGCAGGCGCGGCAGGAGAACCCGATCCTGAGCCTGAAGATGTTCCGGGACCGCACCTTCACCGTGGCGGCCATCTGCGGATTCATGGTGTCGGCCGGGATGTACGCGGCTATCCTGTACCTGCCGCTGTACATGCAGGGCGTCAAGGGCAGCAGCGCCAGCGGCAGCGGCGCGGTGCTGACCCCGCTGATGCTGGGCCTGATCGCGGCCAGCACCCTGGCGGGGCAGTGGGTCAGCCGCAACGGACGCTACAAGTGGCTGATTGCGGGCGGCTCGGTGGTGACGCTTCTGGCGCTGTTCCTCACCAGCCGGCTGCGGCTGGAGAGCCAGGTCTGGGAGGCGACGGCCCTGATGGTGCTGATGGGCCTGGGCCTGGGCCCGGTCAACAGCCTGCTGACGCTGGCGGTCCAGAACGCCGTGCCGCGCACCATCCTGGGCATGGCCACCAGCGCCAGCCAGTTCTTCCGCAACATCGGCGGCACGCTGGCCGTCAGCCTGTTCGGCGCGGTGGTCAACGCGCATCTGGCGGCCCAGCTCGGTCAGCAGCTGCCAGCGGCGGCCCGGACACTCCCAGCCCCGTTGCAGGCCGCCGTCAACAGCCCGCAGCTGCTCAGCAGCCCGGAAGCGTCGGCGCAGGTGCAGGGCGCGCTGGTGAAGCTCGGCCATCCGGAGCTGTTCGCCGGCATCGTGGGAGCGCTGCGGCGGGTGATGGTGGGCGCCATCGACAACGTGTTCCTGATCTCGGCGGCCCTGATGGTGGTGGCGGTGGTGGCGGCCTTCGTGCTGCCGGACCTGTCGCTCCAAGGGCGTCAGACCAGCGGCACCCGCGCGGGCCAGGATCAGGGCAGCAAGGCACAGGCCGCCGACTGAAGAACTGAGGTGAATGCAGACAAGCGCCCCAGCCATGTGCCTGGGGCGCGTTTCATTGCTGGTCGCTGGTGCCACGTCAGGCCCTGTGCCTCCAGAGGACGAACACCTCCGCTGCTGGACGGGCCGCCACCCCTACGCTCCGCCCAGCCCAGGCCGCTTCCTGTAGACTCGCCGCATGCAAGACATCATCGTGGTCGGGGCGGGTCTGGCGGGGCTGGTGGCCGCCCGCACGCTGACGCGGGCCGGACGCCGGGTGCGGGTGCTGGAGGCGGCCGGGCGATCGGGGGGCCGGCTCGCGACCCACCGTCAGGACGGCTTCACCTTCGAGTCCGGGTATCAGGTGCTGTTCACGGCCTACCCGGCGGTGCAGCGGCAGCTGGATCTGGCCGCCCTGGACCTGGTCTCGATTCCGCCGGCGGCGGTGGTGCG encodes:
- a CDS encoding ABC transporter permease, with product MNPRRRSGLLLALPALLFLAAFLLLPLLRVLREGGLRLGVWADPYFLGRLGWTLTQALLTTVLAAVLGGPLAYLLSRYRLPGQDLLLRVLLLPFVTPTLVAALGLSSLFGPHGLTHLDLSDTPALLILGNLFFNLPLMVRLAHAGFVRVPPMLVGAARSLGASGARAAWEVAVPLALPGVLAGMVLVFLYSALSFGLPLVLGGERYGTLEVEIYTLTAYELRLPEASALILGQLVFTVAAILLYTRLNRAVSGVALARALPRPRGGPALTLYLLTAVTLLICFGPLLAVALRSVLGPAGLTTGFWSGLLDPDSDPSLGLMLGNTLRFGLYTLAAALLVGGLHALGAARARGRTLDVLSLLPLMVSPISLSVGYLLLYPALRAEVPLLIAAYTLLAYPLITRSLLPALRAVPPRLLEASRSLGASGLEAWRTVTLPLVLPALRGGAALALATVLGEFAATLVLTRPEWSTLSTGIYERLGRPGAQNLGEACALATLLMLLALLCFTVLDGGKGEVT
- a CDS encoding thiamine ABC transporter substrate-binding protein encodes the protein MRNLMTLALLSASLASAQTTLTVVTHDSFDVDKKLVAQFEATNHARVRFVKAGDAGEMLNRLILTRAAPIGDVVYGLDNTLLPRAQAAGILTPYRSPLASNIPAAHRLGDGTLLNTVDLGYVALNYDKAAFQKSGLALPTSLAQLSEPAYARLTVVESPATSSTGLAFLLALNHQLGAQGAIQWYRTARQNGMKVTRGWSEAYDKEFSLYGGKYPIVLSYASSPAAEVFYSEGKLKDAPTANLLLPGSTFLQLEGVGVLKGTKQPALARRFVDFMLSAPVQRDFPNRMWVYPSIPGTPLSDVWKFAQKPDVTAPSTAELQQGQALTDTWVQQVLRR
- a CDS encoding NUDIX domain-containing protein; translated protein: MTFHLVAWLVAQSPDGRVLLARRSGVSYGEGLWGLPGGHVEPREMLAQAAARETAEEVGLTVDPGELQPIGVSRYVDGGTEGADFFFRTAQWDGEAHPRSECSEVGWFAPDQLPHDTLPWLPGLLTRLLAGEWYSETLDHEALPTL
- a CDS encoding MarR family winged helix-turn-helix transcriptional regulator, producing the protein MEDTKPDMQQVHALVSQTLRLARRLHAALDEPLEQLLGMNTKEMMILATLMDGASSPGEIAARQHLPAPTVTRLVSRLVELGLVERITESHDLRRCRLQLTELGRSTRERNRQTVSEVLYQRFGHLPADQVEVALQAIRALDAEMGRVAAPLATSDLAAEVSA
- a CDS encoding MDR family MFS transporter: MTAPQPVAHAEPAPLTQREKLLAFSGVLLVLFLSSLNLTVVGTAMPRVISELGGFSLYAWAFTAYSLTTTISIPIVGTLSDTYGRRPLMLFGIAVFAVGAVLIGLAQSMEQLIIFRAVQGIGGGTLMAMAFTAIADIFTPLERGRYQGYTGAVWGVSSVVGPVVGGFLTDHLGWRSVFFVNLPFALLAAYFIARFLRMKPLPGASRHFDAVGALLLAATVVPLMLVFSWGGGTYAWTSPRILGLAALSVVLGVVYGFWQARQENPILSLKMFRDRTFTVAAICGFMVSAGMYAAILYLPLYMQGVKGSSASGSGAVLTPLMLGLIAASTLAGQWVSRNGRYKWLIAGGSVVTLLALFLTSRLRLESQVWEATALMVLMGLGLGPVNSLLTLAVQNAVPRTILGMATSASQFFRNIGGTLAVSLFGAVVNAHLAAQLGQQLPAAARTLPAPLQAAVNSPQLLSSPEASAQVQGALVKLGHPELFAGIVGALRRVMVGAIDNVFLISAALMVVAVVAAFVLPDLSLQGRQTSGTRAGQDQGSKAQAAD